Proteins from one Cicer arietinum cultivar CDC Frontier isolate Library 1 chromosome 3, Cicar.CDCFrontier_v2.0, whole genome shotgun sequence genomic window:
- the LOC140919772 gene encoding uncharacterized protein: MCYGIKAAIESKVKVLEVYGDSLLVIHQMKGQWETRDSKLIPYHTHIKELKEHFDKITFHHIPREGNQLVDTLATLPSMFKINTGQDVLVIKIQQKDMQAYCLSIEEEYDGKPWFCDIKSYVKNKEYPLGVSENEKKVLRILPMNFSLNGDMLYKRNHDMVLLRCVDKSQEEEIIQEVHEGSFGTHANGNAMARKILRVGSYWLTMESDCFSHVKKCHKCQIYANKVHVSPTSLNVLT, encoded by the coding sequence ATGTGTTATGGCATTAAAGCAGCTATTGAATCAAAGGTAaaagttcttgaggtatatggagactcattgttggtcatccatcagaTGAAAGGACAGTGGGAAACTCGAGATTCTAAGTTGATTCCATATCAtacccatatcaaagaattgaaaGAACACTTCGATAAgattacttttcaccatatcccaCGAGAAGGAAACCAACTAGTTGACACCCTGGCTACATTACCATCAATGTTCAAAATTAACACCGGTCAAGATGTGTtggtcataaaaattcaacaaaaggatATGCAagcatattgcttatcaatagaagaagaatATGACGGCAAGCCATGGTTTTGTGATATCAAAtcctatgttaagaataaggaatatccattgggtGTTTCGGAGAACGAGAAAAAGGTTTTGAGGATATTGCCAATGAACTTCTCCTTAAATGGTGATATGCTctataagagaaatcatgatatggttctcctcagatgtgtggataaatCGCAAGAGGAAGAAATcattcaagaggttcacgaaggttcttttggaaccCATGCAAATGGGAacgcaatggcaagaaaaatcttaagggtTGGCTCttattggttgaccatggagTCTGATTGCTTTAGccacgtaaagaaatgtcataaatgtcaaatctatgctaATAAAGTACATGTATCGCCCACGTCTTTGAATGTCTTAACATAA